The nucleotide window ATCAAACTATGTTTCATACTTTCATATGTTTGCCGTTATAACATACTATTCATCATAGTTTTTGCTTTAGATTGTGAGTGTTATACCACACAGCTACATGCAGTTTCTGCTAGTTTATGTCAAACCAGTACCCTACAGCGTTTTTCTAGATAATAAGAACCAAAGTCATGTCCGTGAGGACTTGAACCTGGGTGGCTGAGCTGTAGATCCACTCCCCTAACAAAGTGAGCTCTGCTCACTTCTTGATGATCATAAACCTTTCTTATCAACATAAAGTGTTTCTAGGATCCCATGCAAGCTTTTGCAGGGTATTCACTTTGTCTTATCATCTTATCTCAGGGTACTGCAGATGCTGTAAGGCAGTACTTGTGGCTATTCGAGGAGCATAATGTTATGGAGTATCTAATTCTTGCTGGAGATCACCTGTACCGAATGGACTATGAAAAGTTTATTCAGGCACACAGAGAAACAGATGCTGATATTACTGTTGCTGCCTTGCCCATGGATGAGGAACGTGCAACTGCATTTGGCCTTATGAAAATCGATGAAGAAGGGAGGATAATTGAATTCGCAGAGAAACCAAAAGGAGAACAGTTGAAAGCTATGATGGTACACTGATGCTGTGCCTTTCTAACTAATTTCAGATATACAGTTGTGAACCATCATTCATTACACCACAAAATCTCTTCTGTTGAATGCATTTACACCACGTTGCTGCCTGTTTTGATCTTGTAATGGTACACTGATGCTGTGCCTTTCTAACTAATTTCAGATATACAGTTGTGAACCATCATTTATTACACCAAAAAGCTCTTCTGTTGAATGCATTTACACCATGTTGCTGCCTGTTTTGATCTTGTAGGTTGATACGACCATACTTGGCCTTGACGATGCGAGGGCAAAGGAAATGCCTTATATTGCTAGCATGGGTATCTATGTTATTAGCAAACATGTGATGCTTCAGCTTCTCCGTGAGCAATTTCCTGGAGCTAATGACTTTGGAAGTGAGGTTATTCCTGGTGCAACTAGCACTGGCATGAGGGTATGCAAAGCTCATTGAGTTAGTAGTTTCCTTTTGCTGCTTCTGCTTTATGATTTGAATCATTTTAGCTTCAGAGAAACTGTCAAGTCATATGTTTATCGTAAGGAAGGGGATACAATAGGTTATCGGATATGCAGTTCCATTGGCATTCATAGTTGTGATATGTGCTTCTTAAGAGTTTTGTTATTGTTGCCGACAGGTACAAGCATACCTATACGATGGTTACTGGGAAGATATTGGTACAATTGAGGCATTCTATAATGCAAATTTGGGAATTACCAAAAAGCCAATACCCGATTTCAGGTGTGCTTTCACTTTTTGCCTTGTTGTGGACAAAAATAATGAAATTTCATGCATGTAAAGTGTTATAATTGTCCCCTATTGATTTAATGTATACGTTCAATTTGAATGCAGTTTCTATGACCGTTCTGCTCCCATTTACACACAACCTCGACACTTGCCTCCTTCAAAGGTTCTTGATGCTGATGTGACAGACAGTGTTATTGGTGAAGGATGTGTTATTAAAGTAAGTAGCCTTTTTCAGTTGGCTCTCGGTATGCTAACCTTCTTCAGGTGTTTCATTTCATGCTAACGAACTTTAAGCTTTTAAAGACATATTTCAAAACCATCTATACTTATTTATGGGCTGTGATTGTTATATCTTCTCTCAAGTGATTTTTGATGCTGTATGTAATAACGGCTACTATGTTCCCTCTGCCTTTCTTTGCTGTCCACGTAGAACTGCAAGATACACCATTCAGTAGTTGGACTCCGGTCCTGCATATCTGAAGGGGCAATAATAGAGGACACATTGCTAATGGGTGCGGACTACTATGAGGTAAAATCAAACAGGTGTAATATGCTTCTGGCAAAGTGACGTGCTCACCCTTTCTTTTCTTGTTCAACAGACTGAAGCTGATAAGAAACTCCTTGCTGAAAAAGGTGGCATTCCCATTGGTATTGGAAAGAATTCACACATCAAAAGAGCAATAATTGACAAGAATGCTCGTATTGGAGATAACGTGATGGTATGCCATATTAATATACTTATGGTTAAGCATCTATTggtttctctctttttttccaCTGCAACACTGTCATACTGAATATGTAACTCGAACATAACTTTTCTCATGGTAATGTCCAAAATGTAACCATTATATAACAAGCTTTAGGCCTTGCCCAGTTCATAGGAAAAGTGAGAAAAAAAATGTAAGAATAGGAAATTTTCTTTTAGCAACACTGTTTAATCGTTTTGTTCAAAGGAAAAGTGGAGGAATGTTCCTTTGATCACATTTTGAAAAGAAAATAGCAGGAATTTTATAATCTACTTGACTTCCATCCTAGTTATCGTTCTTCATGTGCTTTGAGTTTGATTTGACTGTCTTTAGCGGATGGTTAAGACGTCCTGATAATGTCAAGGGAGGTTGGGGTAGACCAAacttgacatgggaggagtctcTCAAGAGTGATCTTAAGAACTGGAATATCACCAAAGATTTAGCCATGGACAGGGGTGCGAGTAAGTTAGTTGTCAACTGCCAGAACCATGATTTGGTTTCGATATCTTATGGATTTCAACTCTAGCCTACCCCGACTCGTTTGGGACTGAAAGGCTTTGCTGTTGTTGTCCTATGTTCTATTCCTTAGAACAAGACTTATATTAGTGTGAAAAGTTGTTTTGCACTTGTATTCCTATCCTATTTTTTGCCATTCTTCTTCTATTCCTACGTTTTCATAATCCTGTGAACCAACCAAACATATCCTATATTGTATATCCATTTCCTTGAACATGATATCACGTATTGTGAGTTGTTTTTGGTAGTGATCTGGACTCGTTGGTATATTGTAGATAATCAATGTTGACAATGTTCAAGAAGCGGCAAGGGAGACAGATGGATATTTCATCAAAAGTGGCATTGTAACTGTGATC belongs to Triticum urartu cultivar G1812 chromosome 7, Tu2.1, whole genome shotgun sequence and includes:
- the LOC125518526 gene encoding glucose-1-phosphate adenylyltransferase small subunit, chloroplastic/amyloplastic isoform X2; the protein is MDVPLASKTFPSPSPSKREQCNVDGHKSSSKHADLNPHANDSVLGIILGGGAGTRLYPLTKKRAKPAVPLGANYRLIDIPVSNCLNSNISKIYVLTQFNSASLNRHLSRAYGSNIGGYKNEGFVEVLAAQQSPDNPDWFQGTADAVRQYLWLFEEHNVMEYLILAGDHLYRMDYEKFIQAHRETDADITVAALPMDEERATAFGLMKIDEEGRIIEFAEKPKGEQLKAMMVDTTILGLDDARAKEMPYIASMGIYVISKHVMLQLLREQFPGANDFGSEVIPGATSTGMRVQAYLYDGYWEDIGTIEAFYNANLGITKKPIPDFSFYDRSAPIYTQPRHLPPSKVLDADVTDSVIGEGCVIKNCKIHHSVVGLRSCISEGAIIEDTLLMGADYYETEADKKLLAEKGGIPIGIGKNSHIKRAIIDKNARIGDNVMIINVDNVQEAARETDGYFIKSGIVTVIKDALLPSGTVI
- the LOC125518526 gene encoding glucose-1-phosphate adenylyltransferase small subunit, chloroplastic/amyloplastic isoform X1, which encodes MAMAAAASPSKILIPPHRASAATAAASTSCDSLRLLCAPRGRRQRPRVLVARPAPRRPFFFSPRAVSDSKSSQTCLDPDASTSVLGIILGGGAGTRLYPLTKKRAKPAVPLGANYRLIDIPVSNCLNSNISKIYVLTQFNSASLNRHLSRAYGSNIGGYKNEGFVEVLAAQQSPDNPDWFQGTADAVRQYLWLFEEHNVMEYLILAGDHLYRMDYEKFIQAHRETDADITVAALPMDEERATAFGLMKIDEEGRIIEFAEKPKGEQLKAMMVDTTILGLDDARAKEMPYIASMGIYVISKHVMLQLLREQFPGANDFGSEVIPGATSTGMRVQAYLYDGYWEDIGTIEAFYNANLGITKKPIPDFSFYDRSAPIYTQPRHLPPSKVLDADVTDSVIGEGCVIKNCKIHHSVVGLRSCISEGAIIEDTLLMGADYYETEADKKLLAEKGGIPIGIGKNSHIKRAIIDKNARIGDNVMIINVDNVQEAARETDGYFIKSGIVTVIKDALLPSGTVI